The following are encoded together in the Prionailurus viverrinus isolate Anna chromosome B3, UM_Priviv_1.0, whole genome shotgun sequence genome:
- the ARPP19 gene encoding cAMP-regulated phosphoprotein 19, whose translation MSAEVPEAASAEEQKEMEDKVTSPEKAEEAKLKARYPHLGQKPGGSDFLRKRLQKGQKYFDSGDYNMAKAKMKNKQLPTAAPDKTEVTGDHIPTPQDLPQRKPSLVASKLAG comes from the exons ATGTCCGCGGAAGTCCCCGAGGCAGCCTCCGCGGAGGAGCAGAAG gaAATGGAAGATAAAGTGACTAGTCCAGAGAAAGCTgaagaagcaaaattaaaagCAAGGTATCCTCATTTGGGACAAAAGCCTGGAGGTTCGGATTTCTTAAGGAAACGATTGCAGAAGGGG caaaaatattttgattctgGGGATTACAACATggctaaagcaaaaatgaagaacAAGCAGCTTCCTACTGCAGCTCCGGATAAGACAGAGGTCACTGGTGACCACATTCCCACTCCACAGGACCTTCCTCAACGGAAACCATCCCTTGTTGCTAGCAAGCTGGCTGGCTGA